GATGCCTTCGTTGGAGTAGCCGATGGCGTTGTGCAGGACGCCGGCCTGGGCCCATTCCCGCGCCCGGTAGCCGGTTTCCTCGGCCAGCTCGCGCACCGCGCAGGTGAAGCCCGGCTCGCCTTCATCGATCTTGCCGGCGGGAAACTCGAGCATCACGCGCTGCAGCGGATGGCGGTACTGCCGCTCGATCACCAGGCGGCCGTCCTCGAGCATGGGCACGACCATCACCGCGCCCGGGTGCACCACGTATTCGCGGGTCGCCGTACGTCCATTGGGCAGGCGCACAGTGTCGCAGCGCACGTCGAGCAGGCGTCCCCGGTACACCTGCTCCGAAGAGACGGTGGTCTCGCGCAGATGGTCGTCGTCGGTCATCTCAGTCCTTCATCGCGGGCAGGCACGAAGTGGGTTCAGTGCCGCCGCAGGTAACGCCAGACGAAGCCCGGAAAGGCCAACGTGAGGAACAGGCACGCGAAGGCTGCATAGAACTCCCAGCCCTGCGGCTGGCGCTGCCCCAGATGCGCTTCGAGAGCAAATCCGATGCCGAGCGTGAGGCCCCACAGCACGATGAGTTCCAGGGCCCGCCACGCGAGCGCCTTGGGCGAGCGCTTCGGACCCACCGCGAACACGCGCTCGTTGACGAATGGCAGGTTGGCCGCGACGACGGCAATGAGGACGACCAGCCAGACCGCGGCTGAAGAGAACATCGGATCAGGTCGCCAAGGCCTTGACGATCGCCTCGGCGCACAGCGCCATCAGCCCGCCGGGCAGCACGCCGAACAGCAGCACCGCCGCGCCGTTGAGCGACAGGAGCGCGCGCACGTCGCCGGTGGCCACGATGGTGGCCGTGTCGGTCGGCTCGTCGAAGTACATGATCTTCACGAGGCGGATGTAGTAGAAGGCGCCCACCAGCGACAGCAAGACGGCGATCACCGCGAGCCAGATGAAGCCTTCGACGTTGGTCGACACCAGCGCCTGCAGCACTGCCAGCTTGGCGTAGAAGCCGACCGTCGGCGGCACCCCGGCCAGCGAGAACATGAAGATCGCCATCACGCCGGCATACCACGGGCTGCGCCGCGCCAGGCCCTTGAAGTCGTCGATCTGCTCCGCCTCGAAGCCCTGGCGGGCCAACAGCATGATCACGCCGAAAGTACCCAGCGTCGTGAGCACGTAGGTGACGATGTAGAACATCGCGGAGCTGTAGGCATTGGCGGCCGACAGCGTGTTGCCGTTGACCACGCCCGAGCACAGGCCCAGCAGCATGAATCCCATCTGGCCGATGGTCGAGTAGGCCAGCATGCGCTTCAGGTTGGTCTGCGCGATGGCGACGAGGTTGCCCAGAATCAGCGAGCCGATCGACAGCACGACGAGCATCTGCTGCCAGTCGACGGCCAGGCCCAGCATGCCCTCGACGAGCAGCCGGATGGTGATCGCGAAGGCAGCGAACTCCGGTGCGCCGCCGATCATCAGGGTGATGGCGGTGGGCGCGCCGTGGTAGACGTCGGGCACCCACATGTGGAAGGGCACCACGCCCAGCTTGAACCCGAGGCCGGCGACGATGAAGACCACGCCGAAGGTCAGCACCGATTTGTTGATCTGCCCGGTGCCGATGGCCTTGAAGACCTCGCCTATCTCCAGCGAGCCGGTGGCACCGTACATCATCGACATGCCGTACAGCAGGAAGCCGCTGGCCAGCGCGCCGAGCACGAAGTACTTCATCGCGGCCTCGGTGGCGTTGAGGTGCTCGCGGCGCATCGCGGTCAGCGCATACAGCGACAGGCTCATCAACTCGAGGCCGAGGTAGATGACGAGAAAGTTGTTCGCCGACAGCATCACGCAGATGCCCAGCAGCGAGAACATTGCCAGCGTGAACAGCTCGCCCTTGAGCATCTCGCGGTCGGCGGCATAGGGGCGCGCATAGGCGAGCGTGACGATCATCGCCAGCGTGGCGAAGAAGCCCAGCAGATGGCCCATCGGGTCTGCCACCACCATGCGCTGCATCGCGTAGGTCGTGAGCCCCTGGTCGAAGAACCACAGGTGCATGCCGGCGACGACGACGAGCGAGGCCTGGGCGAGCAGGTAGGTGGGCGTGCGCCGCGGGTGCTCCACCCACAGGTCGACCATGGCCACCACGCAGGCCATGGTCAGCAGCACGATCTCGGGAAGGACGGCGAGCCAGTTCATCTTGTTCTCAATTCAGCTTGGACACCGACACGTGCTTCAGCAGCTGGGTGACCGAGGCGTGCATCGGGTCGGTGAAGGGCTTGGGGTACACGCCCATCCACAGCACGGCGGCGGCCAGCAGCGACAGCATCAGGAACTCGCGCGCGTTCACGTCGGCCAGCGCGCGCACGTTGTCGTTGGCGACCGGGCCGAAGTACACCCGCTTGACCATCCACAGCGTGTAGGCCGCGCCGAACACCAGCGTGGTCGCCGCCAGCAGCGCGAGCCAGAAGTCGACCTTCACCGTGCCGAGAATGACCATCCATTCGCCGACGAACCCGCTGGTGGCCGGCAGCCCGCAGTTGGCCATGCCGAAGAACACCGCCAGCGCGGCGAACTTGGGCATGGTGTTGACCACGCCCCCGTAGGCTGCGATCTCGCGCGAATGCACGCGGTCGTAGAGCACGCCGATGCACAGGAACATGGCGCCGGAGATGAAGCCGTGCGAGACCATCTGCACGATGCCGCCGGCCACGCCGAGCTCGTTGAAGATGAAGAAGCCCAGCGTCACGAAGCCCATGTGCGCAACCGACGAGTACGCGATCAGCTTCTTCATGTCCGACTGCACCAGCGCGACCAGGCCGATGTACAGCACGGCGATCAGCGACAGGCCGATGACGAACCAGGCGTATTCCCTCGACGCATCCGGCGTGATGGGCAGCGAGAAGCGCAGGAAGCCATAGGCACCCAGCTTCAGCATGATGGCGGCCAGCACGACCGAGCCGCCCGTGGGCGCCTCGACGTGGGCGTCGGGCAGCCAGGTGTGCACCGGCCACATCGGCACCTTGACCGAGAAGGCGGCAAAGAAGGCGAAGAACAGCAGCACCTGGGCCGGCATCGGCAGCGGCAGCTTGTGCCACTGGAGGATGTCGAAGCTGCCGCCCGACTTGTAGTACAGGTAGATCAGCGCCACCAGCATCAGCAGCGAGCCGGCCAGCGTGTACAGGAAGAACTTGAAGGCCGCGTAGACGCGCCGCGGCCCGCCCCACACGCCGATGATGATGTACATCGGGATCAGCGTGGCCTCGAAGAAGACATAGAACAGCAGCCCGTCGAGGGCGGTGAAGACGCCCACCATCAGGCCCGACAGCACCAGGAACGCGCCCATGTACTGATTGACGCGCTCCTCGATCACCTCCCACGCCGAGATGACGACGATCACGGTGATGAAGGCCGTCAGCGGCACGAACCACAGCGACAGCCCGTCGACGCCGAGGCGGTAGCGCACGTTGAAGCGGTCGATCCACGCCAGGTTCTCCTGGAACTGCATGGCGGCGCTGGACACGTCGAAGCCGGTGATCAGCGGAACGGTGACGAGAAAGCTCGCCAGCGCGGCGATCAGCGCCATCCAGCGCACGCTGCGAGCGTGTTCGTCGCGCCCGATGGCCAGCAGCACCGTGCCGGCGACGATCGGCATCCAAATGGCAAGGCTCAGCAAACCCATCTTGTCGTTCTCCGAGCCCGTGTCAGATGCCCTTGAGGGCGGCTTGCAGCGAAGGCCAGAGCTGCCAGGTCATCAGGCCCACCACGCCGAGGATCATCACCAGCGCGTACCAGTACAGAAAGCCGGTCTGGACCAGCCGCACGACGGAGGCGGCGCCGCCGATGGCGCGCGCCGAACCGTTGATCACCACGCCGTCGATCAGGCCCTGGTCCCCGCCCTTCCACAGCCCGTGTCCCAGCAACCGGGCCGCGCGGGCGAAGACGTTCTCGTTGATCCAGTCCATGTAGTACTTGTTGTCGAGCAAGCGGTAGACGAAGCCGAAGCGCGCCTTGATGGCCGCCGGGATCTCGGGCTTCACCAGGTAGAAGACGTAGGCAGTCACGACGCCGGCGAGTGCCAGGAAAAACGGCAGCGTCGTCAATCCGTGCAACGCCATCGCGACGGCACCGTGGAATTCCTTGGCCATCTCTTCCATCGCCGGGTGACGCTCGGCGATCACCGCGATCGAATCCCTGAAGAACCCGCCGTACAGCATGGGGCCGATGGTCATGAACCCAATGACCACGGACGGCACCGCCAGCAGCACGAGCGGCGCGGTGACCACCCAAGGCGACTCGTGCGGGTTGCCCTCTTCGTCACCGTGCGCCGCGTGGTGCGGATCGTCGTCCTCGGGCGGGGCCGGCTTGTGGTGGAAGCGCTCCTCGCCATGGAAGACGAGGAAGTACATGCGGAACGAATAGAACGCGGTGACGAAGACACCGGCGGCCACGGCGAAGTAGGCGAAGCCCGCGCCGGGAAGGTGGCTGGCGTGCACCGCCTCGATGATGCTGTCCTTGGAGTAGAAGCCCGCGAAGAACGGCGTGCCGATCAGCGCCAGCGAGCCCAGCAGCGAGGTCAGCCAGGTGATGGGCATGTACTTGCGCAGGCCGCCCATGTTGCGGATGTCCTGGTCGTGGTGCATGCCGATGATCACCGAGCCCGCGGCCAGGAACAGCAGCGCCTTGAAGAACGCGTGGGTCATGAGGTGGAACACGGCCACCGAGTACGCCGAAGCGCCCAGCGCCACCGTCATGTAGCCCAGCTGCGACAGCGTGGAATACGCGACCACGCGCTTGATGTCGTTCTGGATGATGCCCAGGAAGCCCATGAACAGCGCGGTGATGGCGCCGATGACCATCACGAAGCTGAGCGCCGTGTCGGACAGTTCGAACAGCGGCGACATGCGCGCCACCATGAAGATGCCGGCCGTCACCATGGTCGCCGCGTGGATCAGTGCCGAGATCGGCGTGGGGCCTTCCATCGAGTCGGGCAGCCACACGTGGAGCGGGAACTGCGCGCTCTTGCCCATCGCGCCGATGAACAGGCAGATGCAGATGACGGTGATCAGCATCCAGTCGGTACCCGGAAACTTGAGCTGCGCGAGCTCGCCGCTCTTTGCGAAGGCGTCGGCGTAGTTCAGCGTGCCGGCGTACGCGACGATGAGGCCGATGCCGAGGATGAAGCCGAAGTCTCCCACCCGGTTCACCAGGAAGGCCTTCATGTTGGCGAAGATCGCGCTCGGCTTGGTGTACCAGAAGCCGATCAGCAGGTAGGACACGAGGCCCACCGCCTCCCATCCGAAGAAGAGCTGCAGCAAGTTGTTGCTCATCACGAGCATCAACATCGAGAACGTGAACAGCGAGATGTAGGAGAAGAAGCGCTGATAGCCCGGGTCCTCCTCCATGTAGCCGATGGTGTAGATGTGCACCATCAGCGAGACGAAGCTCACGACCGCCATCATCATCGCGGTGAGGCCGTCGACGAGGAATCCGACTTCCATCTTGAGGTCGCCGAGCACCATCCACTCGTAGACCGTGGCGTTGAAGCGCGCCCCGTCGAGGGCGACCGACTTGAGCACCATCGCCGACAGGATGAACGAGATGAGGACGCCGAGGATGGTGACGGTGTGGGCGCCGCGCCGGCCGATGGTCTTGCCGAAGAAGCCGGCGATCACGGCGCCGGCCAGGGGCGCGAGCGGAACCCACAGCAGCGTGGTGGAGGACAGTTGTGCAGCCATGTTGTTGTTCTCTTCTTCAGCCCTTCAGCGCATCGAGCTCGTCGACGTTGATCGTGGCGCGGTTGCGGAACAGCACCACGAGGATCGCAAGGCCGATCGCCGATTCGGCGGCGGCAACGGTGAGGATGAAGAACACGAACACCTGTCCCTGCATGTCGCCGAGGTAGTGCGAGAACGCGACGAAGTTGAGGTTGACCGCGAGCAGCATCAGCTCGATGCACATCAGCAACACGATCAGATTCTTGCGGTTGAGGAAGATGCCGATCACCGACAGCGCGAACAGCACAGCGCCGAGCGACAGGTAGTGGCCCAGGCCGATGCTCATTTCTGCTCTCCCGCGGCGGCGGCCGGCTGCGGCGGCAGCTCGATGGTCGGCGGCATCTTCACGATGCGCACGCGGCCGGCCTTCTTCGCCTTGACCTGCTCGGACGGATCGATGTACTTGGAATCCTTGCGCTTGCGCAAGGTGAGCGCAATGGCCGCGATGATGGCCACCAGCAGCAGCACCGCGGCAATCTGCAGCGGGTACAGGTACTTCGTGTAGATCTCGATGCCCAGCAGCTTGCTGTTGCCGAGCTTCAGCGCGGCCGCGTCGGGCGCCGGCGCGCTGCGCACGTCGAAGCCGGGCATCAGCACCAGCGCCATTTCCAGCACGATGACCACGCCGACCAGCAGCGCCACCGGGAAGTGCTTCCAGAAGCCTTCGCGCAGGGTGTCGGTGTTGATGTCGAGCATCATCACGACGAACAGGAACAGCACCATCACCGCTCCCACGTAGACCAGCACGAGCGAGATGGCGAGGAATTCGGCGCGCAGCAGCATCCAGACGCATGCCGCAGAGAAGAACGCCAGCACCAGGTACAGCGCCGCGTAGACCGGGCTGCGTGCGGTGATCACCCGGAACGAGGCGAGCAGCAGCACGGCCGAGAAGATGTAGAAGAGCGCGGTGATGGTTTGCATGGTTATGAAGCGCCTGGGCCCGCGACGTGTTCGCCGGGCCGGCACGCGAGGCGCGTGACCTCAGCGGTAGCGGGCGTCAGCCTCCTTGTTGGCCGCGATTTCCTTTTCGTAGCGGTCGCCGACCGCGAGCAGCATGTCCTTCGTGAAGTACAGGTCGCCGCGCTTCTCGCCGTGGTATTCGAGGATGTGCGTCTCGACGATGGAGTCGACCGGGCAGCTTTCCTCGCAGAAGCCGCAGAAGATGCACTTGGTCAGGTCGATGTCGTAGCGCGTGGTGCGGCGGGTGCCGTCGTCGCGGATGTCCGACTCGATCGTGATCGCCAGCGCCGGGCAGACGGCCTCGCACAGCTTGCAGGCGATGCAGCGCTCCTCGCCGTTCTCGTAGCGGCGCAGCGCGTGCAGGCCGCGAAAGCGCGGGCTGAGGGGCGTCTTCTCTTCCGGAAACTGGATCGTGATCTTGCGCGACAGGAAATGGCGGCCGGTCAGGGCCATGCCCTTGAACAGCTCGGTGAGCATGAAGCTCGAGAAGAGGTCTTTGATTGCTGTGGCCATTGGGGCACCTATGGCTTACTTCCAGATGTTCCAGGGAGACTGGATCCACGCACCGACGACCACCAGCCAGACGAGCGTGACCGGAATGAAGATCTTCCAGCCCAGGCGCATGATCTGGTCGTAGCGAAAGCGCGGGAAGGTGGCGCGGACCCAGAGGAACAGCGTGCAGATGACGAACACCTTGATGCCGAGCCAGATCCAGCCCGGAATCCAGTTGAGCAGCGCGGCGTCGACCGGCGGCAGCCAGCCGCCGAGGAACATCACCGTTGCCAGCATCGACACCAGGATGATGTTGGCGTACTCGGCCAGGAAGAACATGGCGAAGGCCATGCCGGAATACTCGACCATGTGGCCAGCGACGATCTCGGACTCGCCTTCGACCACGTCGAACGGATGGCGGTTGGTCTCGGCGATGCCCGCGATGATGTACACGACGAAGATGGGCAGCAGCGGCAGCCAGTTCCAGCTCAGGAAGGTCAGCCCGATGCGATCGGCGAAATAGCCGCGGCCCTGCGCCATCACGATGTCGGTCAGGTTGAGGCTGCCCGACACCATCAGCACGACGACCAGCGCGAAGCCCATCGCGATCTCGTAGCTCACCATCTGAGCCGACGCGCGCAGCGCGCCGAGGAAGGCGTACTTCGAATTCGACGCCCAGCCGGCAATGATGACGCCGTACACCTCCATCGAGGTGATCGCCATCACGAACAGCAGGCCGGCGTTGATGTTGGCCAGCGCCACCTCGGGGCCGAAGGGGATCACCGCCCACGCCGCGAGCGCCGGCATGATGGTCATCACCGGCCCGAGCAGGAACAGGCCCTTGTTGGCCGCCGTCGGCAGGATGATCTCCTTGAAGATCAGCTTCACCGCATCGGCAATGGGCTGCAGCAGCCCCAGCGGACCGACCCGGTTGGGGCCGGGGCGGATCTGCGACCAGCCGATCGCCTTGCGCTCCCACAGGGTGAGGTAGGCCACGCACAGCAGCAGCGGAAGCACCACCGCCACGATCTTGATGAGCGTCCAGGTCACCGGCCAGGCACCGCCCAGCATCGAGTGGCCGAAGGTCTGGAAGGATTCGAGCATCGCGGTTCTCGCCTTCTTATGCCTTGGCGACGCTGATCGCGCCGAACATCGCGCCCAGCGAAGCCGTTGCCGGATGGCCGGCCGGCACGCGCACGGCGCTGTCGGCGAGCGTGGTGTCCAGGCGCACCGGCAGCACCGCTTCGACGCCGTCCTGGATCACGCGCACGCGGTCGCCGGCGGCCAGACCGAGTCGCGACCAGACCGCGTGCGACACGCTCGCCACCGGGGGTGCGGCATCGGCCGTGAGCTGCAGCGAAGTCGCGCGCCGCACCAGCGAGTCGGTGCAGTAGATCGGCACGTCGGCCACGCGCTCGAGATCCTGCGAGGACGGGGCGAGCGAGACCGCCGCGGACGACCGGTTGTTCAGGCGGGCGGCGATGTCGCCCGCGAGCGCTTCGGCCTTGACATCTTCCGAGGTCTCGAATTCGAAGCCCGGCAGGCCGAGCATGTTGCCGAGCACGCGCAGCACCTTCCACGCCGGACGGGTGTCGGCGCGCGGCCGCACGACGCCGTGGAAGCTTTGCACGCGGCCTTCGGCGTTGACGAAGGTGCCCGAGGTCTCGGCGAACGGCGCGATCGGCAGCAGGACGTCGGCGCACTCGACCGCCGCGTTCTTGAACGGCGTCAGCGCGACCACCATCTCGGCCGTCCGCAGCGCCGCGACAGCGGCGTTGGGTCGCGCCGCATCGAAGGCGGGTTCGACGTTGAGCAGCAGGCACGCCTGAAGGTCGCCGGCGAGCATCTGCCCGGCGTCGCGGCCGCCCTGTCCGGGAAGCGCGTTGACCAGCTGCGCGCCGACCGTGTTGGCGTCTTCCGTGAGGTAGCCGACCGCGGCGCCGGTTTGCTCGCCGATCCAGTTGGCCAGTGACAGCAGCGCCGATGCCTGCGGATGCTGGGCGGCGGCGTTGCCGAGCAGCACCGCCTTGCGCTCACCGGACAGCAGCGAGTCGGCGACCGCCTGGGCGTCGTTGCCGACCTCGGCATCCACCGGCGGCTTCACGCCCTTGGCGGCGCCCACGGCGGCAGCGACCGACGCGAGCGCATTCACCCATGCACCGGGCGGCGCCGTCATCGTGCCGGCCAGCGGCATCGCCCAGTCGTCGTGCACGGCATGCAAGCTGTGGATTCGCCCGCCCTTCTTCGCCGCCTGGCGCAGCCGCTGCGCGAACAACGGATGATCCTTGCGCAGGAACGATCCGACGACCAGCACGCGCTGCAGGCTGGACAGCGCCGAGATGGGCATGCCGAGCCAGCGCACACCCTCGGGTTGCGTGAAGTCGGCGTGCCGGGTGCGGTAGTCGATGTTCTCGCTGCCCAGGCCACGCACCAGCTTGGCCAGCAGGTGCAGCTCCTCGACGGTGCTGTGCGCCGAGCCCAGCGCGCCGATCGCCTGCGGTCCGTGATCGGCCTTGATCTGCGTGAGGCCGCGCACCACGTAGTCGAGGGCAGTCGTCCAGTCGACCGTCTTCCACTCGCCGCCCTGCTTGAGCATGGGCGCCGTAAGGCGGTCGTCGCTGTTCAGCGCCTCGTAGGAGAAGCGATCGCGATCGGCCAGCCAGCACTCGTTGACCTCTTCGTTCTCCAGCGGTACGACGCGCAACACCTTGCCCTGCCTGATCTGCACGATCAGGTTGGCGCCGGTGCTGTCGTGCGGGCTCACGCTCTTGCGCCGCGAAAGCTCCCAGGTGCGCGCCTGGTAGCGGAAAGGCTTGCTGGTGATCGCCCCGACCGGGCACAGGTCGATCATGTTGCCCGACAGCTCGGAGTCGACAGTGTCGCCGGCGATGGTGGTGATCTCCGAATGCTCGCCGCGATGGATCATGCCGAGCTCCATCACGCCGGCCACTTCCTGGCCGAACCGGACGCAGCGCGTGCAGTGGATGCAGCGCGTCATCTCTTCCATCGACAGCAGCGGCCCGACTTCCTTGTGGAAGACCACGCGCTTTTCTTCTTCGTAGCGCGACGACGAGCCGCCATAGCCCACCGCCAAGTCCTGCAGCTGGCATTCGCCGCCTTGATCGCAGATGGGGCAGTCGAGCGGATGGTTGATCAGCAGGAACTCCATGACGCTCTGCTGCGCCTTGACCGCCTTGTCGCTCTTGGTGCGGACGATCATTCCCTGCGTGACCGGCGTGGCGCAGGCCGGCATGGGCTTGGGCGCCTTCTCGACGTCGACCAGGCACATGCGGCAGTTGGCCGCGATCGAGAGCTTCTTGTGATAGCAGAAGTGAGGGATGTAGGTACCTGCCTTGTCGGCGGCATGCATGACCATGCTGCCCTCGGGCACCTGAACCTTCTTCCCGTCGAGTTCGATTTCGATCATGTTCAGACGTAGGCCGGCACGACGCAGGTCTTGTGTTCGATGTGGTGGACGAACTCGTCCCGGAAGTGCTTGATCATGGCGCGCACCGGCATCGCCGCCGCGTCGCCCAGCGCGCAGATGGTGCGACCCTGGATGTTGTCGGCCACCGAGTTGAGCAGGTCGATGTCGGCCATCCTGCCGTGCCCGTGCTCGATGCGGTCCACCATCCGCCACAACCAGCCCGTGCCTTCGCGGCAAGGCGTGCACTGGCCGCAACTTTCATGCTGGTAGAAGTAGGACAGTCGCAGCAGGCTCTTCACCATGCAGCGTGAGTCGTCCATCACGATGACCGCGCCCGAGCCCAGCATGGAACCGGCCTTCGCGATGGCGTCGTAGTCCATCGT
The Piscinibacter sp. XHJ-5 DNA segment above includes these coding regions:
- a CDS encoding NADH-quinone oxidoreductase subunit J produces the protein MQTITALFYIFSAVLLLASFRVITARSPVYAALYLVLAFFSAACVWMLLRAEFLAISLVLVYVGAVMVLFLFVVMMLDINTDTLREGFWKHFPVALLVGVVIVLEMALVLMPGFDVRSAPAPDAAALKLGNSKLLGIEIYTKYLYPLQIAAVLLLVAIIAAIALTLRKRKDSKYIDPSEQVKAKKAGRVRIVKMPPTIELPPQPAAAAGEQK
- a CDS encoding DUF2818 family protein; the encoded protein is MFSSAAVWLVVLIAVVAANLPFVNERVFAVGPKRSPKALAWRALELIVLWGLTLGIGFALEAHLGQRQPQGWEFYAAFACLFLTLAFPGFVWRYLRRH
- a CDS encoding NADH-quinone oxidoreductase subunit M; the protein is MGLLSLAIWMPIVAGTVLLAIGRDEHARSVRWMALIAALASFLVTVPLITGFDVSSAAMQFQENLAWIDRFNVRYRLGVDGLSLWFVPLTAFITVIVVISAWEVIEERVNQYMGAFLVLSGLMVGVFTALDGLLFYVFFEATLIPMYIIIGVWGGPRRVYAAFKFFLYTLAGSLLMLVALIYLYYKSGGSFDILQWHKLPLPMPAQVLLFFAFFAAFSVKVPMWPVHTWLPDAHVEAPTGGSVVLAAIMLKLGAYGFLRFSLPITPDASREYAWFVIGLSLIAVLYIGLVALVQSDMKKLIAYSSVAHMGFVTLGFFIFNELGVAGGIVQMVSHGFISGAMFLCIGVLYDRVHSREIAAYGGVVNTMPKFAALAVFFGMANCGLPATSGFVGEWMVILGTVKVDFWLALLAATTLVFGAAYTLWMVKRVYFGPVANDNVRALADVNAREFLMLSLLAAAVLWMGVYPKPFTDPMHASVTQLLKHVSVSKLN
- the nuoN gene encoding NADH-quinone oxidoreductase subunit NuoN; translation: MENKMNWLAVLPEIVLLTMACVVAMVDLWVEHPRRTPTYLLAQASLVVVAGMHLWFFDQGLTTYAMQRMVVADPMGHLLGFFATLAMIVTLAYARPYAADREMLKGELFTLAMFSLLGICVMLSANNFLVIYLGLELMSLSLYALTAMRREHLNATEAAMKYFVLGALASGFLLYGMSMMYGATGSLEIGEVFKAIGTGQINKSVLTFGVVFIVAGLGFKLGVVPFHMWVPDVYHGAPTAITLMIGGAPEFAAFAITIRLLVEGMLGLAVDWQQMLVVLSIGSLILGNLVAIAQTNLKRMLAYSTIGQMGFMLLGLCSGVVNGNTLSAANAYSSAMFYIVTYVLTTLGTFGVIMLLARQGFEAEQIDDFKGLARRSPWYAGVMAIFMFSLAGVPPTVGFYAKLAVLQALVSTNVEGFIWLAVIAVLLSLVGAFYYIRLVKIMYFDEPTDTATIVATGDVRALLSLNGAAVLLFGVLPGGLMALCAEAIVKALAT
- the nuoK gene encoding NADH-quinone oxidoreductase subunit NuoK; protein product: MSIGLGHYLSLGAVLFALSVIGIFLNRKNLIVLLMCIELMLLAVNLNFVAFSHYLGDMQGQVFVFFILTVAAAESAIGLAILVVLFRNRATINVDELDALKG
- the nuoH gene encoding NADH-quinone oxidoreductase subunit NuoH → MLESFQTFGHSMLGGAWPVTWTLIKIVAVVLPLLLCVAYLTLWERKAIGWSQIRPGPNRVGPLGLLQPIADAVKLIFKEIILPTAANKGLFLLGPVMTIMPALAAWAVIPFGPEVALANINAGLLFVMAITSMEVYGVIIAGWASNSKYAFLGALRASAQMVSYEIAMGFALVVVLMVSGSLNLTDIVMAQGRGYFADRIGLTFLSWNWLPLLPIFVVYIIAGIAETNRHPFDVVEGESEIVAGHMVEYSGMAFAMFFLAEYANIILVSMLATVMFLGGWLPPVDAALLNWIPGWIWLGIKVFVICTLFLWVRATFPRFRYDQIMRLGWKIFIPVTLVWLVVVGAWIQSPWNIWK
- the nuoL gene encoding NADH-quinone oxidoreductase subunit L, coding for MAAQLSSTTLLWVPLAPLAGAVIAGFFGKTIGRRGAHTVTILGVLISFILSAMVLKSVALDGARFNATVYEWMVLGDLKMEVGFLVDGLTAMMMAVVSFVSLMVHIYTIGYMEEDPGYQRFFSYISLFTFSMLMLVMSNNLLQLFFGWEAVGLVSYLLIGFWYTKPSAIFANMKAFLVNRVGDFGFILGIGLIVAYAGTLNYADAFAKSGELAQLKFPGTDWMLITVICICLFIGAMGKSAQFPLHVWLPDSMEGPTPISALIHAATMVTAGIFMVARMSPLFELSDTALSFVMVIGAITALFMGFLGIIQNDIKRVVAYSTLSQLGYMTVALGASAYSVAVFHLMTHAFFKALLFLAAGSVIIGMHHDQDIRNMGGLRKYMPITWLTSLLGSLALIGTPFFAGFYSKDSIIEAVHASHLPGAGFAYFAVAAGVFVTAFYSFRMYFLVFHGEERFHHKPAPPEDDDPHHAAHGDEEGNPHESPWVVTAPLVLLAVPSVVIGFMTIGPMLYGGFFRDSIAVIAERHPAMEEMAKEFHGAVAMALHGLTTLPFFLALAGVVTAYVFYLVKPEIPAAIKARFGFVYRLLDNKYYMDWINENVFARAARLLGHGLWKGGDQGLIDGVVINGSARAIGGAASVVRLVQTGFLYWYALVMILGVVGLMTWQLWPSLQAALKGI
- a CDS encoding NUDIX hydrolase, which encodes MTDDDHLRETTVSSEQVYRGRLLDVRCDTVRLPNGRTATREYVVHPGAVMVVPMLEDGRLVIERQYRHPLQRVMLEFPAGKIDEGEPGFTCAVRELAEETGYRAREWAQAGVLHNAIGYSNEGIEIWFARGLTLGERGLDDGEFLDVSTATLEELLERARHGELTDAKTLIALLWLQNWQAGRWPLSWFAPT
- the nuoI gene encoding NADH-quinone oxidoreductase subunit NuoI, which gives rise to MATAIKDLFSSFMLTELFKGMALTGRHFLSRKITIQFPEEKTPLSPRFRGLHALRRYENGEERCIACKLCEAVCPALAITIESDIRDDGTRRTTRYDIDLTKCIFCGFCEESCPVDSIVETHILEYHGEKRGDLYFTKDMLLAVGDRYEKEIAANKEADARYR
- the nuoG gene encoding NADH-quinone oxidoreductase subunit NuoG, yielding MIEIELDGKKVQVPEGSMVMHAADKAGTYIPHFCYHKKLSIAANCRMCLVDVEKAPKPMPACATPVTQGMIVRTKSDKAVKAQQSVMEFLLINHPLDCPICDQGGECQLQDLAVGYGGSSSRYEEEKRVVFHKEVGPLLSMEEMTRCIHCTRCVRFGQEVAGVMELGMIHRGEHSEITTIAGDTVDSELSGNMIDLCPVGAITSKPFRYQARTWELSRRKSVSPHDSTGANLIVQIRQGKVLRVVPLENEEVNECWLADRDRFSYEALNSDDRLTAPMLKQGGEWKTVDWTTALDYVVRGLTQIKADHGPQAIGALGSAHSTVEELHLLAKLVRGLGSENIDYRTRHADFTQPEGVRWLGMPISALSSLQRVLVVGSFLRKDHPLFAQRLRQAAKKGGRIHSLHAVHDDWAMPLAGTMTAPPGAWVNALASVAAAVGAAKGVKPPVDAEVGNDAQAVADSLLSGERKAVLLGNAAAQHPQASALLSLANWIGEQTGAAVGYLTEDANTVGAQLVNALPGQGGRDAGQMLAGDLQACLLLNVEPAFDAARPNAAVAALRTAEMVVALTPFKNAAVECADVLLPIAPFAETSGTFVNAEGRVQSFHGVVRPRADTRPAWKVLRVLGNMLGLPGFEFETSEDVKAEALAGDIAARLNNRSSAAVSLAPSSQDLERVADVPIYCTDSLVRRATSLQLTADAAPPVASVSHAVWSRLGLAAGDRVRVIQDGVEAVLPVRLDTTLADSAVRVPAGHPATASLGAMFGAISVAKA